DNA sequence from the Butyricimonas faecalis genome:
TTGTGGATCAGATCGTGAGGGTGGTGTTGAAGAAGGTCGGCGATGGCGAGCGCATCCTTGAATTCGCCTTGTTTCACGAAATGCATACAGGTGATCATGGCGATGCGTTGTTTCCAGAGGTGATTCTCTTTTGCCCAGTCGTAAAGGAGTTGTTTGTCCTTGTCGAAGAGCCAGTGGCCCAGAATCTTGTAACAGCTAAGGTCTACGAGATCCCAGTTGTTGATGGCATCCACCTGACTCACGTAGAAATTCACGCAAGCTTCTCTGGACGCGAGGTCTTTGAATTTGGCGTAACGATAGGTCAAGGCTAGAAGTGCCGTCAGGCGATACTCGTGGTACGGGGAGGCGAGCAGTTCCCGGAGCGTGTCGAAGTCCGCGTCGAAGTGTTTTTTAGCAACGACGCGTAAATTCGGAACGACCACCCCGATGAATAGATCCCCTTCACCGTACTCTCCTTTACCCG
Encoded proteins:
- a CDS encoding DNA alkylation repair protein, with the protein product MKNSTKEIINEINTYRDEAKAAFLPRFFKTGKGEYGEGDLFIGVVVPNLRVVAKKHFDADFDTLRELLASPYHEYRLTALLALTYRYAKFKDLASREACVNFYVSQVDAINNWDLVDLSCYKILGHWLFDKDKQLLYDWAKENHLWKQRIAMITCMHFVKQGEFKDALAIADLLQHHPHDLIHKAVGWILREIGKENEQLLVDYLTPRYKEMPRTMLRYAIERFEEGKRKAFLHSKV